The following nucleotide sequence is from Bacteroidales bacterium.
TATAGCAAAAGGGTGTAATCCTAATTCCGGCTCATCAATTATGATAACTGCCGGTGGGTCAGGTTGCATAAGCAATACCGCAAGGGCAATAAAGCGAAGTGTTCCATCTGAAAGTTGATAGGCAGAAAAATTTGACTCAAGGTCGCCTTTATCAATCCAACGCAATTCAATCTCTTGTCTATTTAAACTACTGGGCTCTAATATAAATTTTGAAATATATGGTGCAACCGATTGCATTACTTTTATTATTCTGCTAAATATTTTAGGATGTCCTTCCTGTAAAAGATAGAGCATGGCAGGAAGATTTCTCCCATCAGGTTTTAAATATCTATTATCGCTAATATCACATGCTTTTCGTAGTAAAGAGGTACTTGAAGTATCATGAAAGTGGAATACTCGAAATGACGTTAAATAATTATTTAAATAACGATTTCTTGGATATTCTAAAGAACGAGCAAATTTACTTTCTTCTAAATTATAGTTATTAAAATAATTTTGGGAATCGTCATTATAGTCCACATTATAACCGGAACCTTCTAAACCAATAAATAAACCACCTGTGTTTGTTTGAGCAAGATTGAAATAATAGGCATTGTTACTCTCACCTTCAGTAAATATTACTTTACCATAAAGTTCTGAGGTTGTTTTTCGTCCGAAATACAACAATTTATCTACATCTTCCTCTCTTAAAAAACGCTGTAATTGTCCATTAGCAATAGCATTTAATAATTTAAAAAATGAAATAAAATTACTTTTACCGCTGCCATTGCTCCCAATAAGGATATTAAGCGGTTTCATTTCCATTTTTAGTTCTTTAATGGATTTATAGCCTTCTATTTCTATGAATTTTATCATAATTGTAATGGGTTAAAACCTCGTTATATCTCTTGGAATTTTCTTAAAAATAATATGGTGCTTTGTCATAAATGCTTTTGTGAGCAAACAGTTATCTGCATAAATAACATATTGTTCTGCTTTATTTTTTATGCTTGACAAAAA
It contains:
- a CDS encoding AAA family ATPase translates to MIKFIEIEGYKSIKELKMEMKPLNILIGSNGSGKSNFISFFKLLNAIANGQLQRFLREEDVDKLLYFGRKTTSELYGKVIFTEGESNNAYYFNLAQTNTGGLFIGLEGSGYNVDYNDDSQNYFNNYNLEESKFARSLEYPRNRYLNNYLTSFRVFHFHDTSSTSLLRKACDISDNRYLKPDGRNLPAMLYLLQEGHPKIFSRIIKVMQSVAPYISKFILEPSSLNRQEIELRWIDKGDLESNFSAYQLSDGTLRFIALAVLLMQPDPPAVIIIDEPELGLHPFAIGKLAGMMQAASSKAQIIAATQSPGLISNFSPDDVIVIDKSESENQTIFNRLNTDSLKNWLEDYTLGDLWERNIINAAQPFRK